From Pseudomonadota bacterium, one genomic window encodes:
- a CDS encoding thiamine pyrophosphate-dependent enzyme: VAGDGDCYGEGGNHLIHAIRRNISVKLFVHDNQIYGLTKGQASPTSMEGMVTKNQPFGVLSEQLNPMVMAIALDCSFVARGYAGDQEHLKGLIKEAVNHKGFSLVDILQPCVTFNKVNTYAWYGQRVYHIEPDYNPEDRVQAFQRALEWGERIPIGVIYKNKRPTFEERMPVIKVKPLIQQTVSIKVMKKKLLKTMQEYY; the protein is encoded by the coding sequence CCGTGGCAGGTGATGGAGATTGCTATGGTGAAGGTGGAAACCACCTCATTCATGCCATAAGGAGAAATATCAGCGTGAAGCTCTTTGTCCATGACAACCAGATATACGGACTTACCAAGGGCCAGGCTTCCCCTACAAGTATGGAGGGAATGGTCACTAAAAACCAACCCTTTGGTGTGCTGTCAGAACAATTGAACCCGATGGTGATGGCAATTGCCCTTGATTGCAGTTTTGTGGCAAGGGGTTATGCGGGGGATCAGGAGCATTTAAAAGGGTTGATAAAGGAAGCGGTCAACCATAAAGGGTTCTCCCTTGTAGATATTTTACAACCCTGCGTAACCTTCAACAAAGTAAACACCTATGCATGGTATGGACAGAGGGTTTATCATATAGAGCCAGACTATAATCCAGAAGACAGGGTACAGGCATTTCAAAGGGCACTTGAATGGGGAGAGCGGATACCCATAGGTGTTATTTACAAAAACAAACGCCCGACCTTCGAGGAGAGGATGCCTGTAATTAAAGTTAAGCCCCTGATACAACAGACAGTTTCGATAAAAGTGATGAAAAAGAAGTTGCTGAAAACAATGCAGGAATATTACTAA